From Novosphingobium decolorationis, one genomic window encodes:
- a CDS encoding NCS2 family permease, which yields MIAGFLERRFALSERGTTPARETLAGLTTFLAAAYLIVVIPSLLSSGGMDRAAVTAGVILVMAIGSLAMAFYANLPFIVGPGIGGSAILGITLAQIEGVPWQTGLGIAAFSGIAFIILTLTGARGMVVRIIPPQIKLGLGASIGLFIAMLGCRDAGLVSVDVARHALKLGDFGQPGPVCALIGLAVAIALQARRVPGAVLAGIIVAALVGVPLGLTRFDGVFSLPHSPAPVTGKVDMLGAISLVALPYMFTFFASEFFSTLGTTLAIGGKAGLTDTEGNLPQIERPFLIDSLAATLGPLVGVPGGTALVESAAGVEAGGRTGMTPMVAAILFAATLLAMPLAMAIPREATAPALILIGIAMMGTIRQAPGEDTISLFAPIAMMLLTLISNSFGTGIAGGLLVHVLVEVLAGRWRQIPVGLFVLSLPLGYYFYTAATLH from the coding sequence GTGATCGCAGGCTTCCTCGAACGCCGCTTTGCGCTGAGCGAACGCGGCACCACGCCCGCGCGCGAGACGCTTGCGGGGCTCACCACGTTCCTCGCGGCGGCCTATCTCATCGTCGTCATTCCCTCGCTGCTTTCGAGCGGCGGCATGGACCGCGCGGCGGTGACCGCGGGCGTCATCCTCGTCATGGCCATCGGCAGCCTGGCCATGGCCTTCTACGCCAACCTGCCCTTCATCGTGGGTCCGGGCATCGGCGGCTCGGCGATCCTGGGCATCACGCTCGCCCAGATCGAGGGCGTACCCTGGCAGACCGGCCTTGGCATCGCGGCCTTCTCGGGCATCGCCTTCATCATCCTCACGCTGACGGGCGCGCGCGGAATGGTCGTGCGCATCATCCCGCCCCAGATCAAGCTGGGGCTGGGGGCCTCGATCGGCCTGTTCATCGCCATGCTCGGCTGCCGCGATGCGGGCCTCGTCTCGGTCGACGTCGCGCGCCATGCGCTCAAACTCGGTGACTTCGGCCAGCCCGGCCCTGTCTGCGCGCTCATTGGCCTTGCCGTTGCCATCGCGCTCCAGGCCCGCCGCGTGCCGGGCGCCGTCCTCGCCGGTATCATCGTCGCTGCGCTCGTCGGCGTGCCGCTGGGCCTGACCCGCTTCGACGGCGTGTTCTCGCTGCCCCACTCGCCCGCGCCGGTCACCGGCAAGGTCGACATGCTGGGCGCGATCAGCCTCGTTGCGCTGCCCTACATGTTCACCTTCTTCGCCTCGGAGTTCTTCTCGACGCTGGGCACCACGCTCGCCATCGGCGGCAAGGCGGGCCTCACCGACACGGAAGGCAACCTCCCGCAGATCGAGCGCCCGTTCCTGATCGATTCGCTCGCCGCCACGCTTGGCCCGCTCGTCGGCGTTCCGGGCGGCACCGCGCTCGTCGAATCGGCCGCCGGCGTCGAGGCGGGCGGGCGCACCGGCATGACTCCGATGGTCGCGGCCATCCTGTTCGCCGCCACGCTCCTCGCCATGCCGCTTGCCATGGCGATCCCGCGCGAGGCCACCGCGCCCGCGCTGATCCTCATCGGCATCGCCATGATGGGCACCATCCGCCAGGCCCCGGGCGAGGACACGATCTCGCTCTTCGCGCCCATCGCGATGATGCTGCTCACGCTCATTTCCAACAGCTTTGGCACCGGCATCGCCGGAGGCCTGCTCGTCCACGTCCTCGTCGAGGTGCTGGCGGGGCGCTGGCGGCAGATCCCTGTCGGCCTCTTCGTCCTCAGCCTTCCGCTCGGCTACTACTTCTACACCGCAGCCACGCTCCACTGA
- a CDS encoding nucleoside hydrolase, giving the protein MTKILPTLLAAAALAIAPTVPALAKDAAAPTAAPASAPTEASQDGKVRIFFDNDFLGPGQSNIQSMIPLLRDPRVDLMGVGVVTGDAWMTEETQHLLRFLEIAGRTDVPVHAGAKMPLLRTQAEMANWEARYGRIPFKGAWSTPRPGRTYHPEDPDLVPPMPEGMPSVAVADTGAVDALVSAVRQHPGEITIVSAGPLTNIALALRVAPDIATLAREIVIEPGKLDTALGRATGNTDYSTDFNFLFDPEAAHIVLTAPWKRITLVGNVSSKVKVTPEVAKRIGKAGTPVATYFETYARLGQPLWDEITVAVAIDRSLVTEELVVRMDVDTMPGMHYGEPQVWKDDMAPNAGERPVHLILGIDEARFLKDFIAQAQQ; this is encoded by the coding sequence ATGACGAAGATCCTCCCCACCCTCCTTGCCGCCGCAGCGCTGGCGATCGCCCCCACGGTCCCGGCGCTGGCGAAGGACGCGGCCGCCCCCACGGCTGCGCCCGCCTCTGCCCCCACGGAGGCCTCGCAGGATGGCAAGGTCCGGATCTTCTTCGACAACGACTTCCTTGGCCCCGGCCAGAGCAACATCCAGTCGATGATCCCGCTGCTGCGCGATCCCCGGGTGGACCTCATGGGCGTGGGCGTGGTGACGGGCGATGCCTGGATGACCGAGGAGACGCAGCACCTCCTGCGCTTCCTGGAGATCGCCGGGCGCACCGACGTGCCGGTTCATGCCGGCGCGAAGATGCCCCTGCTGCGCACGCAGGCGGAAATGGCCAACTGGGAAGCGCGCTATGGGCGCATTCCCTTCAAGGGGGCGTGGAGCACGCCCCGTCCGGGTCGCACGTACCACCCGGAAGACCCCGACCTGGTCCCCCCCATGCCCGAGGGCATGCCCAGCGTCGCGGTCGCCGACACGGGCGCGGTCGACGCGCTCGTGTCGGCCGTGCGCCAGCACCCCGGTGAGATCACGATCGTCTCGGCCGGCCCCCTCACCAACATCGCGCTGGCCCTTCGAGTCGCACCGGACATCGCGACGCTGGCCAGGGAGATCGTGATCGAACCGGGCAAGCTGGACACCGCCCTCGGGCGGGCCACCGGCAACACCGACTATTCGACCGACTTCAATTTCCTGTTCGACCCCGAGGCCGCGCACATCGTGCTGACCGCCCCCTGGAAGCGCATCACGCTGGTCGGCAACGTCAGCTCCAAAGTGAAGGTCACGCCCGAGGTCGCCAAGCGCATCGGCAAGGCCGGAACCCCGGTCGCGACCTACTTCGAGACCTACGCCCGCCTCGGCCAGCCGCTGTGGGACGAGATCACCGTCGCCGTCGCCATCGACCGCTCGCTCGTCACCGAGGAGCTCGTCGTGCGCATGGACGTCGATACCATGCCCGGCATGCACTACGGCGAGCCGCAGGTGTGGAAGGACGACATGGCCCCCAATGCTGGCGAGCGCCCCGTCCACCTGATCCTGGGCATCGACGAGGCGCGTTTCCTCAAGGACTTCATCGCGCAGGCGCAGCAGTGA
- a CDS encoding very short patch repair endonuclease: MVDIVDPETRSLMMSRIRGRNTRPELALRRALHAAGYRYRLHRRDLPGSPDLVFAQYKAVIFVNGCFWHRHSDCRFATTPATRTEFWQQKFDANVARDRRNRSQLRIAGWRTGIVWECSLKESGAQKVASKLADWLKSSSDLLEV, from the coding sequence TTGGTCGATATCGTTGATCCCGAGACCAGGTCGCTAATGATGTCCCGGATTCGCGGGCGGAACACCAGGCCGGAACTGGCCTTGCGCCGTGCACTTCATGCGGCAGGCTACCGATATCGACTTCATCGCAGAGACCTGCCCGGGAGCCCGGACCTCGTCTTCGCGCAATACAAGGCAGTCATCTTCGTGAATGGCTGCTTCTGGCATCGCCACAGCGACTGTCGATTTGCGACGACACCGGCAACGAGAACCGAGTTCTGGCAGCAGAAATTCGATGCGAATGTTGCGAGAGATCGCCGGAACAGAAGTCAACTGAGGATTGCGGGCTGGCGAACAGGGATCGTCTGGGAATGTTCACTCAAGGAATCTGGCGCTCAGAAAGTGGCGTCGAAGTTGGCTGACTGGTTGAAATCGTCCAGCGATCTTCTTGAAGTCTGA
- a CDS encoding TonB-dependent receptor, whose translation MSSVANTVGSIFARRRSALLSATFLALVPAAGAAQDLAAAPAEGASEAIVVTGSRIRSPNATSVSPISTVGAEDISARGATRLEDLLNTLPQVYADQGGGNRGGTVGASGTATINLRNLGNQRTLVLINGRRLMQGDPARSAAQAADINNVPAALVESIDVVTGGASAVYGSDALAGVVNFQLKQNFEGLQFDGSTGVFQHDNGNAIASVAEAAGQRVPTGSTVDGFQTSLALTAGTNFADGRGNITAFVNYRKINGVGTDSRDFATCNLRANATGYACSLSSTTYPAQFQLTDPATGTTRGSYTLGGEGFRPYQSSDGFNNGNTYDLQAPDERINADIMGHFEISPAIEVYGEFMYMRDKADIRLSPTGIFTVAESINCSNPYLSAQQQDLMCNSVGLGPQDDATVNVSMRNAPGGSRHDYTNHTSYRAVGGLRGEFAPGWSYDAYAQYGRTNYSSRLTGDISLDRFANALRAVPGANGTVVCEGSDPACVPINIFSPTGVTEEALGYVQGTFTRTGFTEESIVSGSVTGDLGLTLPFAANPISVAFGAEYRKERIGFTPDTHYSSRDVAGNSGGEYPISGSFDVKEVYGEIRVPLAENRPFLESLALEGGIRYSNYSTAGDTVAWKAGAEWMPVNDVRLRASFQHAVRAPNLVELYGPQRVSTARLSDPCEGANPVATFEACAASGVTAAQYGSIAPAAGQLSGALVGGNPDLSPEKSNTKTFGIQLTPSFLPGVTLTADYFDIKVDKLITTIPATITLSQCIEAGTFCEQIERNPATGSLVTSGYVLTTNVNAGYLKTTGIDVSASARQDLYDLLGADLGLVSVTFSGTRTNKYEVEIVPGTQPYGCDGYFGATCGQPIPTWRHRAQFDWTAPGGDVKLATTWRHISSTRNDRASDADFLSGSYQPYDGKLKAMDYIDFAASFFIEDSYTLRLGVNNVFDRDPPLTASTSGQTSNGAFFAGMYDSLGRYLFASVTAKF comes from the coding sequence ATGTCGTCTGTTGCCAACACCGTTGGGTCCATCTTCGCGCGCCGTCGCAGCGCACTTCTGAGCGCCACCTTCCTGGCGCTCGTGCCCGCCGCCGGTGCCGCGCAGGATCTTGCCGCCGCACCGGCCGAGGGCGCTTCGGAAGCGATCGTCGTCACCGGCTCGCGCATCCGTTCGCCCAACGCGACCAGCGTCAGCCCGATCTCGACGGTCGGCGCCGAGGACATCTCCGCGCGCGGCGCCACGCGTCTTGAGGACCTCCTCAACACCCTGCCCCAGGTCTACGCCGACCAGGGTGGCGGCAACCGCGGCGGCACCGTGGGCGCCAGCGGCACTGCGACGATCAACCTGCGCAACCTGGGCAACCAGCGCACGCTCGTCCTCATCAACGGCCGCCGCCTGATGCAGGGCGATCCCGCCCGCTCGGCCGCGCAAGCCGCCGACATCAACAACGTCCCCGCCGCCCTGGTCGAGAGCATCGACGTCGTCACCGGCGGCGCCTCGGCGGTCTACGGCTCGGACGCGCTGGCCGGTGTCGTCAACTTCCAGCTCAAGCAGAACTTCGAGGGCCTGCAGTTCGACGGCAGCACCGGCGTCTTCCAGCACGACAACGGCAACGCGATTGCCTCGGTCGCCGAAGCGGCGGGCCAGCGCGTGCCGACCGGCAGCACGGTCGACGGCTTCCAGACCAGCCTCGCGCTGACTGCGGGCACCAACTTTGCCGACGGGCGCGGCAACATCACCGCCTTCGTCAACTACCGCAAGATCAACGGCGTGGGCACCGATTCGCGCGACTTTGCGACCTGCAACCTGCGCGCCAACGCGACCGGCTATGCCTGCTCGCTCTCGTCCACGACCTACCCGGCGCAGTTCCAGCTGACCGATCCGGCGACGGGCACCACGCGCGGCAGCTACACGCTGGGCGGCGAGGGCTTCCGCCCCTACCAGAGCTCGGACGGCTTCAACAACGGCAACACCTACGACCTGCAGGCCCCCGACGAGCGCATCAACGCCGACATCATGGGCCACTTCGAGATATCGCCCGCAATCGAGGTCTACGGCGAGTTCATGTACATGCGCGACAAGGCGGACATCCGCCTCTCGCCCACCGGCATCTTCACCGTGGCCGAGAGCATCAACTGCTCCAACCCGTACCTTTCCGCGCAGCAGCAGGACCTGATGTGCAACTCGGTGGGCCTGGGTCCGCAGGACGATGCCACCGTCAACGTCTCGATGCGCAACGCGCCGGGCGGCTCGCGCCACGACTACACCAACCACACCTCCTACCGCGCGGTGGGCGGCCTTCGCGGCGAGTTCGCGCCGGGCTGGAGCTATGACGCCTACGCCCAGTACGGCCGCACCAACTATTCCTCGCGCCTGACCGGCGACATCTCGCTCGACCGCTTCGCCAACGCGCTGCGCGCCGTGCCCGGAGCCAATGGCACGGTCGTGTGCGAGGGCAGCGACCCGGCCTGCGTGCCCATCAACATCTTCTCGCCCACCGGCGTGACCGAGGAAGCGCTGGGCTACGTGCAGGGCACCTTCACCCGCACCGGCTTCACCGAAGAGAGCATCGTCAGCGGCTCGGTCACCGGCGACCTCGGGCTCACCCTGCCCTTCGCCGCGAACCCGATCAGCGTCGCCTTCGGTGCGGAATACCGCAAGGAGCGCATCGGCTTCACCCCCGACACGCACTATTCCAGCCGCGATGTCGCGGGCAACTCGGGCGGCGAATACCCGATCTCGGGCTCGTTCGACGTCAAGGAAGTCTATGGCGAAATCCGCGTGCCGCTGGCCGAGAACCGCCCCTTCCTCGAGAGCCTCGCGCTCGAAGGCGGCATCCGCTACTCCAACTACTCGACCGCAGGCGACACCGTGGCCTGGAAGGCCGGGGCGGAGTGGATGCCCGTCAACGACGTGCGCCTGCGCGCCAGCTTCCAGCACGCCGTGCGCGCGCCCAACCTGGTCGAGCTCTACGGTCCCCAGCGCGTGAGCACCGCGCGCCTCTCTGACCCGTGCGAGGGCGCCAACCCGGTCGCCACCTTCGAGGCCTGCGCGGCCTCGGGCGTGACGGCGGCGCAGTACGGCTCGATCGCTCCGGCGGCAGGCCAGCTTTCGGGCGCCCTTGTCGGCGGCAACCCCGACCTCAGCCCGGAAAAGTCGAACACCAAGACCTTCGGCATCCAGCTCACGCCTTCGTTCCTGCCGGGCGTGACGCTGACCGCGGACTACTTCGACATCAAGGTCGACAAGCTGATCACCACGATCCCGGCGACGATCACGCTCAGCCAGTGCATCGAGGCAGGCACCTTCTGCGAGCAGATCGAGCGTAACCCGGCGACCGGCTCGCTGGTGACGAGTGGCTACGTGCTGACCACCAATGTCAACGCGGGCTACCTCAAGACCACCGGCATCGACGTCTCCGCCTCGGCCCGCCAGGACCTCTATGACCTCCTCGGCGCGGACCTGGGTCTCGTCTCGGTCACCTTCTCGGGCACGCGCACCAACAAGTACGAAGTCGAGATCGTGCCGGGCACCCAGCCCTACGGCTGCGACGGCTACTTCGGCGCGACCTGCGGCCAGCCGATCCCGACCTGGCGCCACCGCGCGCAGTTCGACTGGACGGCTCCGGGCGGCGACGTGAAGCTCGCCACCACCTGGCGTCACATCAGTTCGACCCGCAACGACCGCGCGAGCGATGCCGACTTCCTCTCGGGCAGCTACCAGCCCTACGACGGCAAGCTGAAGGCAATGGACTACATCGATTTCGCCGCCAGCTTCTTCATCGAGGACAGCTACACGCTGCGCCTGGGCGTCAACAACGTGTTCGACCGCGATCCGCCGCTCACCGCCAGCACCAGCGGGCAGACCTCGAACGGCGCGTTCTTTGCGGGCATGTACGATTCGCTTGGCCGCTATCTTTTCGCCAGCGTCACGGCCAAGTTCTGA
- a CDS encoding DNA cytosine methyltransferase, with product MIVAMGCTYKTIDLFAGPGGLAEGFSTIRNGDGDRVFPIALSVEKEPSAFATLRLRSFFRQFESPPEDYDRYLAGQISKQDLIDAHPDEWARAVAETAMLELGSEQAAAELDERLSLVESEKGVRTVVIGGPPCQAYSLVGRARNKGIAGYDPAEDHRHFLYREYIGILQRLQPAAFVMENVKGLLSARVAGERIIEKVLADLETAGGGLGSYVLFPLVDDDRGGLPGHLIRSENFGIPQCRHRVILLGLRRDIADVLPDSMKAGLRLQPVDRQVTVRDAISRMPELRSGLSRGGDSPGAWVEAAIRALRSASAACREDGDWLADVQMRLLDCAMELASREKILPRTSRIVTPLKDNALGAWISKDAPTTLPNHESRGHMEGDLARYAFAAAFAEVFERSPKAGEFPKALAPDHGNWESGKFADRFRVQAWGRASTTVTSHISKDGHYFIHPDPMQCRSLTVREAARLQTFPDNYFFEGNRTQQYVQVGNAVPPLLARQIAEIVARMLGAIS from the coding sequence ATGATCGTCGCTATGGGCTGCACTTACAAGACTATAGACCTATTTGCTGGCCCTGGAGGTCTTGCAGAAGGCTTCTCGACAATCCGGAACGGCGATGGCGACCGCGTGTTTCCGATCGCGCTTTCGGTCGAGAAGGAGCCCTCAGCCTTCGCCACTCTGCGCCTGAGGTCGTTTTTCCGGCAGTTCGAGAGCCCGCCCGAAGACTACGACAGGTATCTGGCTGGGCAGATTTCGAAACAGGACCTGATCGACGCCCATCCGGACGAGTGGGCGCGCGCTGTCGCCGAAACCGCAATGCTCGAGCTGGGATCCGAGCAGGCAGCCGCCGAACTCGACGAGAGGTTGAGTTTGGTCGAGAGCGAGAAGGGTGTGCGCACAGTCGTTATCGGTGGTCCACCGTGTCAGGCCTATTCGCTGGTGGGGCGCGCGCGAAACAAGGGTATCGCAGGATACGATCCGGCCGAAGATCATCGCCATTTCCTGTATCGGGAATATATCGGCATTCTTCAGCGCCTGCAGCCGGCCGCCTTCGTGATGGAGAACGTCAAGGGGTTGCTCTCTGCCAGGGTCGCGGGCGAACGGATCATCGAAAAGGTGCTGGCTGACCTGGAAACAGCTGGCGGTGGGCTTGGAAGCTACGTGCTCTTTCCGCTGGTTGACGATGATCGCGGCGGGCTTCCGGGCCATCTGATCCGAAGCGAGAACTTCGGCATCCCGCAATGCCGGCACCGTGTCATCCTTCTTGGACTCAGGAGGGATATTGCCGACGTACTTCCGGACAGCATGAAGGCTGGTCTCCGCCTCCAGCCGGTCGATCGACAGGTGACAGTGAGGGATGCCATTTCGAGGATGCCGGAGCTGCGCAGCGGGCTGAGCCGTGGCGGAGACAGTCCGGGCGCCTGGGTCGAGGCTGCAATCCGGGCCTTGCGGTCGGCTTCTGCCGCATGCCGTGAGGATGGTGACTGGCTTGCCGATGTCCAGATGCGGCTGCTCGATTGCGCCATGGAGCTTGCGTCACGCGAGAAGATCCTGCCCAGAACGAGCAGAATCGTGACGCCCCTGAAGGACAATGCGCTCGGTGCCTGGATCTCGAAGGATGCGCCGACGACCCTGCCCAACCACGAGAGCAGAGGGCACATGGAAGGAGATCTCGCGCGCTACGCATTCGCAGCGGCTTTCGCTGAAGTGTTCGAGCGTTCGCCCAAGGCAGGGGAGTTTCCGAAGGCGCTGGCGCCCGATCACGGCAACTGGGAATCGGGCAAGTTCGCGGATCGGTTCAGGGTCCAGGCCTGGGGGCGAGCGTCAACCACGGTGACGAGCCATATCTCGAAGGATGGGCATTATTTCATCCATCCCGATCCCATGCAGTGCCGCAGTCTGACGGTTCGTGAAGCAGCGAGGTTGCAGACCTTCCCTGACAACTACTTCTTCGAGGGGAACCGTACCCAGCAATACGTGCAGGTTGGCAACGCGGTCCCGCCACTTCTTGCCCGGCAGATTGCCGAGATCGTCGCGAGGATGTTGGGGGCGATAAGCTGA
- the add gene encoding adenosine deaminase: MPETPPPSVAPLAIGCVPASPIGRDVDAALRAFFVAMPKVELHCHLLGTVRKETFLDLVAKYDAPLERAEIEAFYTRGERPVGVLRVLRALEDYLLMTPEDLRRITYEYLEDAARESVRHAEFFWNPTATIRDGRLPYAKAVAGILQGMEEAEADFGISSLLTPSIDREAPAEEAVFMVEEMIAHPHPKVVGIGIDYREDNRPPEMFAKAYALAKEHGLRTTAHAGEFGMPWTNVAMAIDTIGVDRVDHGYTIIDNPELAQDYAARGLVFTIVPTNSYYLRTLDHERWALDHPIRRMAEMGLKLHPNSDDPTLHQVTPAGAWQLLYSHLGLELSQLREMMLNGIEGSWASEDQRAQWSATWPGEFDALLAQVRGV; encoded by the coding sequence ATGCCTGAGACCCCTCCCCCCTCGGTCGCCCCGCTGGCGATCGGCTGCGTCCCCGCGTCCCCGATCGGGCGCGACGTCGATGCGGCCTTGCGCGCCTTCTTCGTGGCGATGCCCAAGGTCGAGTTGCACTGCCACCTGCTGGGCACCGTGCGCAAGGAGACCTTCCTCGACCTCGTCGCCAAGTACGACGCCCCGCTCGAACGCGCCGAGATCGAGGCCTTCTACACCCGCGGCGAGCGCCCGGTCGGCGTGCTGCGCGTGCTGCGCGCGCTGGAGGACTACCTCCTGATGACGCCCGAGGACCTGCGCCGCATCACCTACGAGTACCTCGAGGACGCCGCGCGCGAGAGCGTGCGCCACGCCGAGTTCTTCTGGAACCCCACCGCCACCATCCGCGATGGACGCCTGCCCTACGCCAAGGCCGTCGCCGGTATCCTCCAGGGCATGGAGGAGGCCGAGGCGGACTTTGGCATTTCCTCGCTCCTCACCCCCTCGATCGACCGCGAGGCCCCGGCCGAGGAAGCCGTGTTCATGGTCGAAGAGATGATCGCCCATCCCCACCCCAAGGTCGTGGGCATCGGCATCGACTACCGCGAGGACAACCGCCCGCCCGAGATGTTCGCCAAGGCCTACGCGCTCGCCAAGGAACACGGCCTTCGCACCACCGCGCACGCGGGCGAATTCGGCATGCCCTGGACCAATGTCGCGATGGCTATCGACACCATCGGCGTCGACCGCGTGGACCATGGCTACACCATTATCGACAACCCCGAACTGGCGCAGGACTATGCCGCGCGCGGCCTCGTCTTCACCATCGTCCCGACCAATTCCTACTACCTGCGCACGCTCGACCACGAGCGCTGGGCGCTCGACCATCCGATCCGCCGCATGGCCGAGATGGGCCTCAAACTGCACCCCAATTCCGACGATCCCACGCTCCACCAGGTGACGCCGGCCGGGGCCTGGCAGCTGCTCTACAGCCACCTGGGCCTCGAACTGTCCCAGCTGCGCGAAATGATGCTGAACGGGATCGAAGGCTCGTGGGCGAGCGAGGATCAGCGCGCGCAGTGGAGTGCGACCTGGCCCGGGGAGTTCGACGCGTTGCTGGCGCAGGTGCGAGGGGTTTAA